A window from Sinanaerobacter sp. ZZT-01 encodes these proteins:
- the cbiQ gene encoding cobalt ECF transporter T component CbiQ, translating into MMIIDKLAYSSQLRYKSPFLKSAFAVGTLFICVGARSFVVSAIVLILMGCLTVFYSRTSFSHYMKLMTAPFAFLALGTVAIAVNFTDAPMDLLSIPVGTHYLAVSVTSFTYAIRLILVSLASVSCLYFLTLTTPLLDLLTVLRRLHCPWIIVELMMLIYRYIFVLLDMAVAITTAQNCRLGNRDAKTAVQAMGLMLSVLLVRALNKSSLLYDAMESRCYDGEIRVLMQSSSSGMKEKAGVTLFLIALLMISAVCKWNGGI; encoded by the coding sequence ATGATGATTATCGACAAACTAGCGTATTCGTCCCAACTACGATATAAAAGTCCATTTTTAAAATCTGCCTTTGCGGTCGGAACACTTTTCATATGCGTGGGTGCCCGCTCCTTTGTCGTATCAGCTATTGTATTGATTCTAATGGGATGTTTGACTGTGTTTTACAGTCGAACATCTTTTTCCCATTATATGAAACTTATGACAGCACCTTTTGCCTTTCTCGCATTAGGTACAGTCGCCATTGCCGTAAATTTTACGGATGCACCTATGGACTTGCTATCAATTCCCGTAGGTACTCATTATTTGGCTGTGAGTGTCACATCTTTCACTTATGCCATTCGATTAATTCTTGTTTCCCTGGCTTCTGTTTCCTGTCTGTATTTTCTTACGCTTACGACTCCGCTTTTAGATCTGCTTACTGTTTTGAGGCGCCTGCACTGTCCTTGGATCATTGTTGAATTAATGATGTTGATTTATCGGTATATCTTTGTGCTTCTTGATATGGCAGTTGCGATCACAACCGCTCAAAATTGTCGTTTGGGTAACCGCGATGCGAAGACCGCCGTTCAAGCTATGGGACTCATGCTGTCTGTGCTTTTAGTCCGAGCTTTAAATAAATCCTCATTGCTCTATGATGCGATGGAATCTCGTTGTTACGACGGAGAAATCAGGGTATTGATGCAAAGCAGTTCTTCGGGCATGAAAGAAAAGGCAGGAGTCACTTTATTTTTAATCGCATTATTGATGATTTCAGCTGTCTGCAAATGGAACGGAGGCATTTAA
- a CDS encoding energy-coupling factor ABC transporter substrate-binding protein, whose amino-acid sequence MTKNAKIVIVLLLLVVVIAVIPLLFIHDSEFGGADGAAEDAITAINPNYVAWAEPILEPPGGETESLLFCLQAGLGASVFGYGFGYLVARKKYKKKDEK is encoded by the coding sequence ATGACAAAGAACGCTAAGATAGTAATTGTACTGCTGCTTCTCGTAGTGGTCATTGCGGTAATTCCGCTTTTATTCATTCACGATTCTGAATTCGGTGGCGCAGATGGTGCTGCAGAAGATGCAATCACAGCGATTAATCCAAACTATGTCGCATGGGCAGAGCCTATTTTAGAACCGCCGGGCGGTGAAACCGAATCCCTTTTGTTCTGCTTACAGGCAGGACTGGGTGCCAGTGTATTTGGTTATGGGTTTGGATATTTAGTAGCTAGAAAAAAATACAAGAAAAAAGATGAAAAATAA
- a CDS encoding energy-coupling factor ABC transporter permease, with protein sequence MTRTKTERRIFSLGVILAFVFGTATISNAMHIMEGYLPLNYCIIWGAVCIPFLVAGFFSIKKTLAKHRKTMLILVMAGAYAFVLSALKIPSVTGSSSHPTGTGLGAILFGPSAMAIIGIIVLLFQAILLAHGGLTTLGANTFSMAIAGPFVSYAIYKLCRSVKLPKSVGVFLAACLGDLFTYCVTAVQLAMAHPSEVGGFRASLIEFLGIFAMTQVPLALIEGLVAVVVMLGLESYAKPELTELGYMEV encoded by the coding sequence ATGACAAGAACAAAAACAGAAAGACGGATTTTTTCATTAGGGGTTATCCTTGCTTTTGTGTTTGGAACGGCAACGATATCCAATGCAATGCACATTATGGAAGGATATTTGCCATTGAACTATTGCATTATATGGGGAGCGGTTTGTATTCCATTTTTAGTGGCAGGCTTTTTTTCAATCAAGAAAACACTTGCAAAACATAGAAAGACCATGCTGATTTTAGTGATGGCAGGTGCGTATGCGTTTGTACTATCCGCATTAAAAATTCCATCCGTTACCGGAAGCAGTTCTCATCCGACAGGAACCGGACTCGGCGCAATTTTATTCGGGCCTTCTGCTATGGCAATTATCGGAATTATTGTTTTATTATTTCAGGCTATTTTACTTGCGCATGGAGGCCTGACAACTTTAGGTGCAAATACTTTTTCCATGGCAATTGCAGGACCATTCGTATCCTATGCAATTTATAAACTATGTAGAAGCGTAAAGCTCCCAAAATCAGTTGGTGTATTTTTGGCGGCTTGCTTAGGCGATTTATTTACTTATTGTGTGACTGCTGTTCAGCTCGCAATGGCACATCCATCCGAGGTGGGAGGCTTCCGCGCATCTTTAATTGAATTTTTAGGAATCTTTGCAATGACACAGGTGCCGCTTGCACTCATTGAGGGATTAGTGGCCGTTGTAGTAATGCTGGGATTAGAAAGTTATGCTAAGCCTGAGTTGACTGAGCTTGGATACATGGAGGTGTAA
- a CDS encoding DMT family transporter, with translation MQKDEKIAVGKAILAAALFGISAPFSKILLEEIPAALMAALLYLGAGIGMSFVQGAAYLYKKEPLEAKLVRKDLPYTVAMVLLDVLAPVFLMLGLSTTSAASVSLLNNFEIVATALIAGIFFREPLGKRMWGAIAVITAASMLLSFEDVSKLSFSLGSIFVLLACLCWGMENNCTRMLSLKNPLEIVIIKGFGSGFGALLLFLFIENREGIPYLTGFSSVYYCIAAMLLGFVAYGLSIFFYISAQRYLGAARTSAYYAVAPFIGVALSIAFFSEHLPQRFWVAVLLMIVGTYLTTVEKHTHIHKHQTMGHTHKHTHTDGHHNHVHEGDGELVHSHYHMHEAMEHTHKHKPDMHHRHAHEC, from the coding sequence TTGCAAAAAGATGAAAAAATTGCAGTTGGAAAAGCAATTTTAGCAGCGGCGCTTTTTGGAATCAGTGCACCTTTTTCAAAGATATTGTTGGAAGAAATTCCGGCGGCTTTAATGGCTGCTTTGCTTTATTTGGGAGCCGGTATTGGAATGTCCTTTGTGCAGGGTGCCGCTTACTTATATAAAAAAGAACCGTTAGAAGCAAAATTGGTGAGAAAAGATTTGCCCTACACCGTGGCGATGGTACTTCTAGACGTTTTGGCACCTGTTTTTCTCATGCTTGGGCTGAGTACTACCAGTGCAGCCAGCGTATCGCTTTTAAACAATTTTGAGATTGTTGCGACTGCACTAATTGCCGGTATTTTTTTTCGGGAGCCGCTTGGAAAGCGTATGTGGGGAGCGATTGCGGTAATTACTGCGGCAAGTATGCTTTTGTCATTTGAGGATGTTTCAAAACTTTCTTTTTCACTAGGAAGTATTTTTGTATTGCTAGCTTGCCTTTGCTGGGGGATGGAAAATAACTGTACACGCATGCTTTCATTAAAAAACCCGCTCGAGATCGTGATTATAAAAGGCTTTGGATCGGGGTTTGGCGCTCTGCTGCTCTTTCTCTTTATCGAAAATAGAGAAGGTATCCCTTATTTGACTGGATTTTCATCCGTCTATTACTGTATAGCGGCAATGCTGTTAGGCTTTGTAGCTTATGGCCTGAGTATTTTCTTTTACATTTCAGCGCAGAGATATTTAGGAGCGGCGAGGACGAGTGCCTATTATGCAGTCGCGCCTTTTATTGGGGTAGCTTTATCCATAGCCTTTTTCTCAGAACATCTGCCACAGCGTTTTTGGGTTGCAGTTCTTCTTATGATAGTAGGGACCTATTTAACGACAGTAGAAAAGCATACACATATACACAAGCACCAAACGATGGGACATACGCATAAGCATACGCATACCGATGGGCACCATAACCACGTTCATGAAGGGGATGGTGAGCTTGTTCACAGCCATTATCATATGCACGAGGCAATGGAGCATACACATAAACATAAGCCTGACATGCATCATCGGCATGCGCATGAATGCTAG
- a CDS encoding cobyrinate a,c-diamide synthase, with amino-acid sequence MQRNIPRLMIAATSSGGGKTTITCGLLQAFINRGIETISFKCGPDYIDPMFHTEVLGLKSRNLDLFFTDAQTTKNLFCKNAKGFELAVIEGVMGYYDGLAGISTEASSYDLARTMQTPVILLIDCKGKSVSILAEIKGFLELCPDSNIKGVLLNRCNAMLYPDLKKQIEKELEIEVYGYVPQRNDISLESRHLGLVTAKEIGNLKQILNRIAEQMEATVDLDRLLVLANSVKPIVCEVKECVPGNWRIDELSHVQEDKARIGVAMDQAFCFYYQDNLDLLAELGAEIVPFSPLKEETLPENLHGLIFGGGYPELYLETLSSNKNLLKEIKETISNGIPCLAECGGFMYLHEWIQDEEGKRVPMVGTIEGGSYPTEKLGRFGYITLTANQDNLLCKKGKSIRGHEFHYWDSTNTGDCFHAQKPLRKTEWNCMIAEGNLIAGYPHLHYYSNPHFAHNYIKSCMKYKKEVECIAKR; translated from the coding sequence ATGCAGCGTAATATTCCGAGACTGATGATTGCAGCTACATCGAGCGGGGGCGGTAAAACAACAATTACCTGTGGTTTGCTGCAAGCTTTTATAAATCGTGGGATAGAAACCATTTCATTTAAATGCGGGCCGGATTATATTGATCCGATGTTTCATACAGAGGTGCTAGGGTTAAAGTCGAGAAACTTGGATCTTTTTTTCACAGATGCACAAACGACGAAAAATTTGTTTTGTAAAAATGCAAAGGGATTTGAGCTGGCAGTAATAGAAGGTGTTATGGGCTATTATGATGGGCTTGCGGGCATATCAACAGAAGCAAGTTCTTATGATTTAGCAAGAACGATGCAAACGCCAGTGATCTTACTAATTGACTGTAAAGGCAAATCTGTTTCCATCTTGGCTGAGATCAAGGGATTTCTGGAGCTTTGCCCAGACAGCAATATCAAGGGAGTTCTGTTAAATCGCTGCAATGCAATGCTGTATCCTGACCTTAAGAAACAGATTGAAAAAGAATTGGAAATTGAAGTTTACGGCTATGTACCCCAAAGGAATGATATTTCTTTGGAAAGCCGCCATTTGGGATTAGTCACCGCAAAAGAAATCGGAAACTTAAAACAAATCCTTAACCGCATTGCTGAACAAATGGAAGCAACCGTTGATTTAGATCGTTTATTGGTACTTGCTAATTCGGTAAAGCCGATTGTTTGTGAGGTAAAGGAATGCGTTCCGGGTAACTGGAGGATTGATGAGCTGTCACACGTGCAAGAAGATAAGGCGCGTATTGGTGTTGCAATGGATCAAGCCTTTTGCTTTTATTATCAGGATAATCTGGATTTACTTGCTGAACTGGGAGCGGAAATTGTACCGTTCAGTCCACTGAAGGAAGAAACACTTCCTGAAAATCTACACGGGCTTATTTTTGGAGGAGGCTATCCCGAGCTTTATCTTGAAACGCTTTCTTCGAATAAAAACTTGTTAAAAGAAATTAAGGAAACCATATCCAATGGAATTCCGTGTCTTGCTGAGTGCGGCGGATTTATGTATCTGCATGAGTGGATTCAGGATGAAGAAGGTAAACGAGTGCCTATGGTGGGAACGATTGAAGGAGGAAGCTATCCGACAGAAAAACTGGGGCGATTCGGCTACATTACGTTAACGGCGAATCAAGATAATCTTCTCTGCAAAAAAGGGAAAAGTATACGGGGCCATGAGTTTCATTACTGGGACAGCACGAATACAGGAGACTGTTTTCATGCGCAAAAACCGCTTCGAAAAACAGAGTGGAACTGCATGATTGCAGAAGGAAATTTAATTGCCGGTTATCCGCATTTACATTACTATTCCAATCCCCATTTTGCACACAATTACATAAAATCCTGTATGAAATATAAGAAGGAGGTTGAATGCATTGCAAAAAGATGA
- the cbiE gene encoding precorrin-6y C5,15-methyltransferase (decarboxylating) subunit CbiE produces MKQIYVVGIGMGNPETLTLGGKKCIETSQALIGARRMVDSFPQGNKKKHYAIAPEEITAWIYEQTDIDCISVLMSGDVGFFSGTKKLCTLLEEKNKERCAEGKSPFCKVECVAGISSLQYFCSKLNTSWEDAKIVSLHGREANVAGTVQTNEKTFFLTGSDHPAQEICKRLIEAGLGQVEVAVGERLSYETERIVLGSAEELGRQSFDSLSVVLVQNNKIQRRQKQSYGFSDEDFLRGDVPMTKEEVRSVSLSKLQILKTDVIYDVGAGTGSVSVEMALLAEEGQVYAVETNPEAVELIRSNREKFGAWNLQICAGKAPEALNDLPKPDKAFLGGTKGNMEEIISLLVQKNPQIRIVINAIALESMWEAMQVLKKYGFEHVEIVQLSLAKAREVGSLHMMTGQNPIFIISSQKGQ; encoded by the coding sequence ATGAAACAAATATATGTAGTTGGGATCGGGATGGGAAATCCAGAAACTTTGACGCTTGGCGGGAAAAAATGTATTGAAACGAGTCAGGCGTTGATAGGTGCTAGGCGGATGGTAGACAGCTTTCCACAGGGAAACAAGAAAAAACATTATGCAATTGCACCCGAAGAAATCACGGCATGGATTTATGAACAAACAGATATAGATTGCATTTCTGTTCTGATGTCCGGCGATGTTGGTTTTTTCAGCGGCACGAAAAAATTATGTACACTTTTAGAGGAAAAAAATAAAGAAAGATGCGCAGAAGGAAAATCTCCTTTTTGTAAGGTGGAGTGCGTCGCAGGAATCAGCTCCCTTCAATATTTCTGTTCGAAGTTGAATACCTCCTGGGAGGATGCTAAAATTGTCAGTCTGCATGGACGGGAGGCAAATGTAGCCGGTACGGTGCAGACAAATGAAAAAACGTTTTTTTTAACGGGAAGCGACCATCCGGCACAGGAGATTTGCAAACGGCTGATCGAAGCCGGATTAGGACAGGTTGAGGTTGCCGTTGGAGAACGCCTTTCTTATGAAACGGAGCGGATTGTGCTTGGGAGTGCAGAGGAACTGGGAAGGCAAAGCTTTGATTCTCTCAGTGTGGTTTTAGTACAAAACAATAAGATACAAAGACGCCAAAAACAATCCTATGGATTTTCAGACGAGGATTTTTTACGTGGTGATGTGCCGATGACAAAGGAAGAGGTACGCAGTGTCAGCCTTTCAAAATTACAGATATTAAAAACGGATGTTATTTACGATGTGGGTGCCGGCACCGGTTCGGTATCCGTTGAAATGGCACTGTTGGCGGAAGAAGGACAAGTCTATGCTGTAGAGACCAACCCGGAGGCGGTAGAACTTATTCGTTCCAATCGAGAAAAATTTGGTGCTTGGAACTTACAGATCTGTGCAGGGAAAGCACCGGAAGCATTGAACGATCTGCCGAAGCCGGATAAAGCCTTTCTTGGAGGAACGAAAGGAAATATGGAAGAGATCATTTCTTTACTTGTCCAAAAAAATCCACAGATACGTATTGTTATTAATGCGATTGCCTTGGAATCCATGTGGGAAGCGATGCAAGTGTTAAAAAAGTATGGATTTGAACACGTAGAAATCGTACAGCTGTCTTTGGCTAAGGCGAGAGAGGTAGGAAGCTTGCATATGATGACAGGGCAGAACCCCATTTTTATAATTAGTTCACAGAAAGGACAATAA
- the hemL gene encoding glutamate-1-semialdehyde 2,1-aminomutase: protein MNQNKTERSVAFFEEAKKYIPGGVNSPCRAYLAVQDTPRFIEKANGSYIYDVDGNAYIDYIGSWGPMILGNNHPIVLDAVKEVIESGLSFGAATEREIQMAKLVCGLVPSMDMVRMVNSGTEATMSALRTARGYTGRDKFIKFEGCYHGHSDALLVKAGSGLIANGGAPDSAGVTEGCAKDTLTAVYNDFESVQKLFEENKGEIAAIIIEPVAANMGVVPPNPRFLKQLREICDVNKTVLIFDEVITGFRLALGGAQELFDVKPDMTTFGKIIGGGMPVGAYGGKREIMEMVAPCGTVYQAGTLSGNPVAMAAGIAQLSYLKEHPEVYTHINKLGKLLYGGLRKLAEKADVPCSVNDIGSIGSLFFTGQEVKNYLSAKTADITAYGTYFRQMLLKGIYLAPAQFEAMFISYAHTETQIKETLEAAEDCLTNLKRV from the coding sequence ATGAATCAAAATAAAACAGAACGCTCCGTAGCTTTTTTTGAAGAAGCAAAAAAATATATTCCGGGCGGGGTTAACAGTCCTTGCCGTGCATATCTTGCTGTTCAGGACACACCTCGTTTTATTGAAAAAGCGAATGGATCGTATATTTACGATGTTGATGGAAATGCGTATATTGATTATATTGGCTCTTGGGGGCCTATGATTCTAGGAAATAATCATCCGATTGTGCTGGATGCGGTGAAAGAAGTCATCGAAAGCGGACTGAGCTTTGGTGCAGCAACAGAGCGGGAAATTCAAATGGCAAAATTAGTTTGCGGATTGGTGCCTTCCATGGATATGGTTCGCATGGTCAATTCCGGAACCGAAGCAACCATGAGTGCTTTACGTACAGCAAGGGGGTACACTGGAAGGGATAAGTTCATTAAGTTTGAGGGCTGTTACCACGGACATAGTGATGCCCTTTTAGTAAAAGCAGGTTCCGGGTTGATTGCAAACGGTGGGGCGCCGGACAGTGCTGGTGTGACGGAGGGCTGTGCAAAAGACACATTAACAGCAGTCTATAATGACTTTGAAAGTGTGCAAAAATTATTTGAAGAAAATAAAGGTGAGATTGCTGCGATTATCATTGAGCCGGTTGCGGCAAATATGGGCGTAGTACCTCCTAATCCAAGATTTTTAAAGCAGCTGAGAGAAATCTGTGATGTGAATAAAACTGTATTGATCTTTGATGAAGTCATCACCGGATTTCGTTTGGCCTTAGGCGGTGCGCAGGAATTATTTGATGTAAAGCCGGATATGACGACATTCGGAAAGATTATCGGCGGCGGAATGCCGGTCGGTGCCTATGGCGGGAAGCGGGAAATCATGGAGATGGTAGCACCGTGCGGCACTGTGTATCAGGCAGGCACGCTGAGCGGAAATCCGGTAGCAATGGCAGCAGGTATTGCACAGCTCTCTTATTTAAAAGAGCATCCGGAAGTTTATACGCACATTAATAAACTGGGGAAGCTCTTGTATGGCGGTCTTCGCAAACTTGCTGAAAAGGCGGATGTGCCTTGCAGTGTCAATGACATCGGTTCCATTGGTTCTTTGTTTTTTACCGGACAAGAAGTAAAGAATTATCTGTCTGCCAAAACCGCCGATATCACTGCTTACGGAACTTATTTCCGTCAGATGCTCCTAAAGGGTATTTACCTTGCTCCGGCACAGTTTGAGGCAATGTTTATTTCCTATGCACACACGGAGACGCAAATAAAAGAAACCTTAGAAGCGGCGGAAGATTGCCTGACAAATCTAAAACGCGTCTAA
- the hemB gene encoding porphobilinogen synthase, translated as MLKRARRLRMDESVRTMVRETRMSQSSLIYPIFVEEGKGIIKEIEAMPGQNRYSLDTLPRALEEVVDSGVESVMFFGIPKEKDACGSQAYAENGIVQEAFRIARKEVPELYYVGDVCMCEYTSHGHCGIINGDSVDNDKTLPLLAKTAVSQVKAGADMVAPSDMMDGRVRAIRDALDEAGYIDTPIMSYAAKYASAFYGPFREAAGSDNFKGNRRTYQMDYHNRREALKEVDLDLGEGADIIMVKPAMSYLDIIREIRDRVDVPVAAYSVSGEYAMIKAAAQAGMVDEAGIVAETATSIFRAGADILITYYAKEIAAMIKEGRIG; from the coding sequence ATGTTAAAAAGAGCTAGAAGATTGCGCATGGACGAGAGCGTCCGAACGATGGTACGAGAAACAAGAATGAGCCAATCCAGTTTGATCTACCCTATTTTTGTAGAAGAGGGCAAGGGGATTATAAAAGAGATTGAAGCGATGCCGGGACAAAACCGTTACAGCTTGGACACCTTGCCGCGTGCATTAGAGGAAGTTGTAGACTCCGGTGTTGAAAGTGTCATGTTTTTCGGTATTCCAAAAGAAAAGGATGCATGCGGAAGCCAGGCTTATGCGGAAAACGGGATTGTGCAGGAAGCGTTTCGCATTGCCCGAAAAGAGGTTCCCGAGCTTTATTACGTTGGTGATGTCTGCATGTGTGAGTATACATCACATGGGCATTGCGGCATTATAAATGGCGATTCGGTAGACAATGATAAAACCTTGCCGCTACTTGCTAAAACTGCGGTTTCTCAGGTAAAAGCCGGAGCCGATATGGTTGCTCCGTCAGATATGATGGACGGAAGAGTCCGTGCCATTCGAGATGCACTTGATGAAGCGGGCTATATCGATACGCCAATTATGTCTTATGCTGCAAAATATGCTTCTGCTTTTTACGGTCCATTTCGAGAGGCAGCTGGATCAGATAACTTTAAGGGAAATCGAAGGACCTACCAAATGGATTACCATAACCGAAGAGAAGCATTAAAGGAAGTGGATTTGGACTTAGGAGAAGGGGCTGATATCATTATGGTAAAACCGGCCATGTCCTATCTGGATATTATCCGGGAAATACGAGATCGTGTAGATGTTCCGGTGGCTGCGTACAGTGTCAGCGGAGAATACGCGATGATAAAAGCAGCAGCACAGGCAGGGATGGTAGATGAAGCTGGGATTGTGGCAGAGACTGCAACGAGTATTTTTCGAGCAGGTGCAGATATTCTAATCACTTATTATGCGAAAGAAATTGCCGCAATGATAAAAGAAGGGAGAATCGGGTGA
- the cbiG gene encoding cobalt-precorrin 5A hydrolase, whose product MHPDSWSGCIFVIGKETVVREKEIALVSFTKNGALTAQKIACFIKSIGYIPEAYAKKIDQNEDAVLPLEQSLSEWTEAHFSKDALIFIGATGIAVRAIAPFIKGKTVDPAVIVVDEKGRFVISLLSGHIGGANRLSEQIAVGIGAVPVITTATDINGKFAVDQWANEQNLFISDMKLAKKIASALLEEKKVGFFSEIPILGKIPSELTQVEPCSLGIAVTTKEKVNLYEETLYLVPRRLTLGIGCRKDTSFEKLERFTNEVLERENIRWSAIDRIATIDIKQEEKGLITLCEKHNLPFETYNAEVLSSLAGDFTPSKFVRSITGVDNVCERAAVHASKGKLILKKEARDGMTIAIAEKELSIRF is encoded by the coding sequence ATGCATCCTGATTCATGGTCTGGATGCATTTTCGTTATAGGAAAGGAAACAGTTGTGAGAGAAAAAGAGATTGCATTGGTGTCTTTTACGAAGAATGGCGCCCTAACTGCACAAAAGATAGCATGTTTTATAAAGAGTATTGGGTATATACCGGAAGCTTATGCAAAAAAGATAGACCAGAATGAGGATGCGGTTCTTCCATTGGAGCAAAGCTTAAGTGAGTGGACAGAAGCGCACTTCTCAAAAGATGCCTTGATTTTTATCGGGGCGACAGGTATTGCCGTTCGAGCTATCGCTCCCTTTATAAAAGGAAAAACAGTTGATCCTGCAGTTATTGTTGTAGATGAAAAAGGGAGATTTGTGATTTCTTTGTTGTCTGGACACATCGGTGGTGCAAATCGTCTTTCGGAGCAGATTGCCGTGGGAATAGGTGCTGTGCCGGTGATTACAACTGCAACGGATATCAACGGGAAGTTTGCAGTCGATCAGTGGGCAAACGAGCAGAATCTTTTTATCAGTGATATGAAGCTGGCAAAAAAGATAGCATCGGCTCTTTTGGAAGAAAAAAAGGTTGGATTTTTTAGTGAAATTCCTATTTTGGGAAAAATTCCTTCGGAGTTGACGCAAGTTGAACCATGTAGTCTCGGTATCGCAGTGACCACCAAGGAAAAGGTAAATTTATATGAAGAAACGTTATATTTGGTTCCACGCCGCCTTACGTTAGGAATTGGATGCCGAAAAGATACTTCCTTTGAAAAATTAGAACGATTTACGAATGAAGTGCTAGAAAGAGAAAATATTCGCTGGTCTGCCATTGACAGGATTGCTACAATTGATATAAAACAAGAAGAGAAGGGCCTGATTACCCTTTGCGAAAAACACAACCTGCCTTTTGAAACGTATAATGCAGAGGTTCTTTCTTCTCTTGCAGGTGACTTTACTCCATCAAAATTTGTCCGTTCGATCACCGGAGTCGATAATGTTTGTGAACGTGCAGCTGTGCATGCTTCCAAAGGTAAGTTGATTTTAAAAAAAGAAGCAAGAGACGGGATGACAATTGCGATCGCCGAAAAGGAATTATCGATACGATTTTAG
- a CDS encoding MGDG synthase family glycosyltransferase — protein MKALILSISTGQGHHATGQAIEEQFESMGVECRTLDAYEYIEPLLKTFISKGYLISTTYIPKIASKFYEIAVKKTKPAAEFSVTKLTNTFMATELRSYLDEYQPDIIICTHVLSSAMISILKERRECKSLTVGVVTDFTVHPLWEETRCLDYYVTPSELLEYQMAHKGLDVSKMLPFGIPIKPEFSKSIKQLEAREKLGLDLYKPTILLMSGSMGYGKIDVSLKKIDNLYFDFQIIVVCGNNKKMYKKICKMQSQMKKKIQVYGYVDNVYLMMDAVDCIITKPGGITSSEALAKELPMIMVNPIPGHEQRNAEFMLNNGLALYATKSFPIDEALFSLFKHPERVEDLRHTISLYGKKHAAKRLCEFLLEEIGKDAS, from the coding sequence ATGAAGGCATTAATATTAAGCATATCTACAGGTCAGGGGCATCATGCGACGGGACAAGCGATCGAAGAGCAATTTGAAAGCATGGGAGTAGAATGCCGTACTTTGGATGCTTATGAGTATATTGAACCGCTATTGAAAACTTTCATCTCAAAGGGTTATTTAATATCTACGACGTATATACCTAAGATTGCATCAAAGTTTTACGAAATAGCCGTGAAAAAAACGAAACCTGCCGCAGAATTTTCAGTAACAAAACTAACGAATACTTTTATGGCAACAGAACTTCGCAGCTACTTAGACGAATACCAGCCGGACATCATTATATGTACACACGTGCTGTCGTCTGCAATGATAAGCATATTAAAAGAGCGCAGGGAATGCAAGAGCCTTACGGTCGGAGTAGTGACAGACTTTACGGTTCACCCTCTTTGGGAAGAAACACGTTGCTTGGATTACTACGTAACGCCGAGTGAACTGCTTGAATATCAGATGGCGCATAAGGGATTGGATGTAAGTAAAATGCTGCCTTTTGGGATACCGATTAAACCGGAGTTTTCAAAGAGTATAAAACAATTGGAAGCCAGAGAAAAGCTGGGTCTGGATTTGTATAAGCCAACCATACTTTTGATGAGTGGAAGCATGGGTTACGGAAAAATTGATGTTTCACTTAAAAAAATAGATAATTTGTATTTTGATTTTCAGATTATCGTAGTATGCGGAAATAATAAAAAGATGTATAAAAAAATATGTAAAATGCAATCCCAGATGAAAAAGAAGATTCAAGTATACGGATATGTGGATAATGTTTATTTGATGATGGATGCAGTTGATTGTATTATCACAAAACCCGGAGGGATTACCTCGTCAGAGGCCTTAGCAAAGGAGCTGCCTATGATCATGGTAAATCCGATTCCCGGGCATGAGCAGAGAAATGCCGAATTTATGTTAAATAATGGATTGGCTCTCTATGCAACAAAATCCTTTCCGATTGACGAAGCACTTTTTTCTTTGTTTAAGCATCCAGAAAGAGTAGAGGATTTACGCCATACGATTAGTTTGTACGGAAAAAAACACGCTGCAAAAAGATTGTGTGAGTTCTTACTCGAGGAAATAGGAAAAGATGCATCCTGA